The DNA region CAATAAACACATaagtgcttcttctccccctaagtctgttcaacacagacatctccttcaacaacaacaacacctgtaacattcagaatcaccctctgacatctccttcaacatcacctgtacaacacagaacattattctgttcaacatcagttgtcatctgtttagcctagctacttcatcacatattaactgcagctctccacatattaactgcagctttccacatattaacttctccctttttttattcaaaatagaccaaagagaccaattagacaaaataaatgtcaattagtccagcaaagaatgtcacatagaatgttataacatataaaatgttaaaacaaaatGCCAGGTGTTAcaaaaccataattatacacagctacATGAGCTGAGATAAACAGAAATCCAGAGAACTCACAAAgagcccaaaaattacatcatggcatcaaacaagactgccaaaaaaaaactacaaacatcaaacagCAACCATTAATGCACCCAAAACATCATCACAACTCAGCcagaggagctagcatcttcttcaccttcagatccagAATTGCCACTAGATTTGTCTTGAGaatcagacctctcacttgaggtgtgggcatctgtttccttggcttcaccaatattatccatatctctttgctccaagctattaattagaacctctaaatcctctttcctagccttagccacccttatcccagtctccaattccttacaggtctctttcagttcagTAATCAGGCCAtcttgagaggctggcttcttcatcgcagatgtcatgacaatgtcattgacatgactgccttcaaataacttgtaatgaactgacaatggatgttttcttctactagggatatcacttgtgctcaaAATACCAGGTTGGTGGCTTAGAattatcccacaaattattgagggaaaggcaattgacaacttcactgcatttgtggaagcatgtctaacaatttgttcaaacatgaaccttccataatcaaaaattaagcttggttccaatagcatatattatccttccaagagcattagagattgttgatatgtggtttgttggtacccagttgactgaccctatcttatgcaagatagcatattttacCGTTAATTTGCCAACAAagagatgctttttgcttggccactCCTTAACCTATCCAACAGTGATTTTCCTACAtacttcattgtctgtggcctctaattcaacaacaccttctgttcctcttcctaggaacttattgatcatagtaggggagaaccttacacaccttcctctaacaaacacATTTGTATTTCTCATTAGTATGTTAAACCAAAAATCATACTGATGAGAAATACAAATGTTTAAAAGGGCAATGCAAATGATAGGTTCCCACAAGAAGATCCTTCGTCCGATTGATTCAATGCAAAGAAAAGTGAAACTAAATAACTTCACTCTTTATAAGTCATATTGCTTGAAAAGCTGTATATTAATATACTTGTAAATGATCCACGGAAGACAACGTGAAGGCAGGGATATGCCATCTCATCCATAGCTCCTACTAGTCACCCATTTCCTAGATCGAACGTCATTTACTAAATGTGACGTCGCTTTCCTCATATAAGTCGCCTACTTCCTTAATAATTTGCCATGATGAAAGAAAATGGAGAATGATGTCATGTCTACATACTAGATACTACACCTAACAAACATAACATAACTTACTAGAATATtgtatatatttaaaataatttagAATTAGAAGTAAATTCAAATGATGAAATTTATCATCAGTATGATTTTGGGTTTATTGCATATATTTTAGCAATATCAAATAATAGTATAAAATACTTACCAAAACGAAGTAAGTTTCAAAAATCAATAAAACAGGATTTTGCATTTAATCTTTTACCACGGTGAAAGCAAACATTTTGCCAAACATTCCTTGCACTGGTGATCAGTATCCACGACCACAGAATATTTGGTATCGCTAAAAGGTTGCAAAATTATAATCTCTTGCATTACATTTCCTTTGAAACCTAAGAACTAACTTAAACTCAAGAATGAATATTTCAAAATCGATGCTCATCAGTCCAATGAACGAAACAAAATTCATTTTCAATGCCGCTAAAGTTCAAAACCTAAAGGTACAACAAAGTGTACAAGAAAGTAACAGCTATTTTCTTCAACCCGAGTAACAGAGTCATGAAACCAAGACGCATTAATTCTTTAAAGAAACAGTAGGGTTGCCATCAATAACACCATTTGGATGCTGCATTTTCTTCTTTTGAGAATCAGCTGTGTTGCCATCAACAACACCCTTTGGATGCTGcattttcttcttctttccaGAGTCGGCGGGGTTGCCATCAACAACAACGCCATTTGGACGCTGCATTTTCCTCTTCTTTCCTTTGCCCAGAGACTGCAGCATAGATCATGCAGAAACAAATTTTTAGGATCAGGGTGGATTTTGTGAATGCTTAGTCTATCGTGGCATTCACAACGGGGGGAAATAGCAAGAAATAAAGGCATTCATACCTTCTTATTTGAGAGTGTTTTCCTAGAAGCAGCCTTGCGAATGATGCTTTTGTAGTATTGAGTAAAAGAATTATTACCGCTACGTTTCTCAGCCTGTCAAAACAAACCGACAAACAAGTCAAGTTACAGCAATGACTGGAACCATGACTGAGGAAGGGAAGAAAACTGAGATTTACCTGAAGAAACAATTCGACAGACTGCTGATCCTTCGGTGAGAATGGCACGTCGTCTCTTTTCCTTTGCACAAAGTCAACATTCAACTCCACCTAAATTTCCCACAAGGAAGAAAAAAAACAGAAGAGTTGGGTAACACATCACTTATTCATTCGTTTGCTTCAAAAAAGAAATTTTTGTTTGGGTGATATTGACTATTGAATGGTTATGTCTCATGTAGCTATTAAGAATTAAAAAAACTACATATTACTTAATAGTAGTGCACACTCATTGCTGGAGAGCTTCCGAGAAAATCACAAAATGGTTGGTATATGTTAGAATTTTTATGTTCCCATGAAAATGATGAGGGAATTCTTAATTGAATTctcttaatttctgtttttgtATTTTCTTAACTGTTGATTACAAAGAGTTGGGACAAAAACATGTTTTTGCCACCCTTAAAATACTCTAAGCCTGTAGCACTAACATTTGAGGGCATTTCTAGGTTTTCCAATAGATTTAGAATAACCGCTTTGAGCCACAAACCAAAAGCACGCGATATACGACATTTTACATCACTATAGTGTAAGGAATGTACCAAAAAGATGGCACTACAGGGTGCTAATCATACCAAAAAAAACATTGCTATTGGGTGCTAATcatacaaaaaaaaaacattgctATTGGGTGCTAATCATACAAAAAAAACATTGCTATTGAGTGCTAATCATAccacaaaaaaaaacattgctATTGGGTGCTAATCATACCACAAAAAAACATTGCTATTGGGTGCTAATCATACAAAAAGTATAGTTGTACCTGGTCAATGAAACGCTTGATAACTCGTCTGAAACTCTCACTAGAGGTCCTCTCAACTATCTTTTTAAGGAAGACAAGTGGAGCTGTTGCCAGTTCAGGAAAAGATACATGGTAGCTCCATTGTGCAAAATGCTCTGAAAGGAGTTCAATGGTAGATGTGACACACTCTTCTTGAAACCCCCGTGATTTTAACCAATGCTTTGGAAGCTGCAAAAATGTAAGTGTCAATTAAAACAGTAGAGGAAACAAGGTAATCCGAATGTATTGTGGATCAATAAGCCAAGAGATATTCGATAAATGAAAATTCTAGAAATAATCGATAATTCATAATAGAAAAAATATGCCCTGACATTTTCATCTTACCTTTATCGTAGACAAAGGTTGAAATTCAAACACTTTGCCCGGTTTCCCACCATCCTTGGTAATATTGTATTCTAGAAAATCCAGCACTAACGATGTAACGGGGATGAAAACCCCACTAGAACCAGCAAGACTATTAAGCCATTTGATACATCTGAGTCTCAGCGGCAAATATCTAGGCCCGGGAAAGAGGAGAACAACTCCATTTATAATTTGAGCAATCATATACAGCAATGGCTGAAGATCATAGTCATGTATGTTTTCTGATATAAATGAAACCCAGAGATCAATACAATTGATGTACTGCCAACTACAAATTTTCTTAACCACCTCCTGCTCATAAGATAAAAGGGAAAAATCAGAAAACATTTTTCAATAAAATAATACAGAAATACTCTAGATTCTAGATACTTGAACATGCTATATAATTCTCTAAAAGACCGCACATTAAccataaacaaacaaaaaatgGCAATAAATGGTAAAATTGTTTAAAGCGTACCTTCTTTTTCACTAGCCACCCCTTCAGTAATATCTCACCTAGACGCCTTATGCATATATTTGCTTTATTTGAAGACTTCTGCACATCTAAACAACATAGCTCCACAAAGGAGTTCCTTAAAAAATGTGTATGTTCAGATGGAGAGCGACCGATGAAGGCCTTATATGTTTTGACAAAGCAGATGTCTAACCAATTAGAGCCACACACAGATGCTATATCACGGATGATAAGAAAAGAGTGTGATGACAGAGATCTATCACCTGTTGCCCAGAGATCAACACAAATCTGTAACGAATCAGAGTGCAAGGTAAGGAATAGTTTACATGGCACAAGATTGACAGTGACATTTACACATTTTGGCCAGAAGGGGATACATGGCACAAAATTGATAGTGACATTTACACATTTTGGCCGGAAGGGGCATGAAAAGCATGAGATCTCAGGTGGACATTAAACAATAATCATAAATTAAGAATACCTGCTATAACTACTAAGACAAAAACATGTTGATCAAAATAGAGAAACATTGATTTCTCTCCAAATAAGAATTGCAATTCTTAATTTGACTATGGAAATAAcaatttttaattaaaaaaaacaaataacCGATAATTTCTGATTACTGCAAGGCTGGAAATTAATGCATATAATTTAGAATCTAATTTCAAAATGGAAGATACTTCATACCAGCAATGAGTAGCTAACAGAAAATACGTAATACTTGAAATCCAAGCTACTACTATTAGTAAGGAAAATCAAAATATGAGAAATTTTCTCTCTTACACCATGTCATCTGTCATACACAGCATATGATGAATTTCAAGTATATTTTACTACTGTGAAATCAAAGAATACCTTGAGAAGCTTGTGCAGTAAAGATGGAAATGCGGCAAGAAAGATTATTGAAGCTCTGAGTTGACAAATTGAGAAGACTAATATCTTGGAGTCGGTGATCTGGTTCAAGAGAAACATGGTACTCCTTAAGTATGACTTAATAAGTGGTCTAAGAGATAACCATTTAGCTGTATTCTTTATTTCCAAAACAGCTTCCTTCTTTGAACTCGAGCTTGATATTCCCAGCAACATCCTAAACATAGTATCAGCCTCATGCAGCATGAACATTAATATTGTGCAGAAAGTTTCACTTGTCTGAATGCCGTTGGATAAGACGCTATCACTGACACTGGTTATTTCAGAATCACTATGGCATGCCGCCCTATAAGCATTTACGAGGCAAGTGAGGGCTGGTAGACTACGTTGTTCTTTGACCAGTTTACACAATGAATCAACAGATGTACTTGTCAACATTTTACCCACCCGAGCACTTGCATTGTCATCATTCACTGTATCCAATATTTCGTCATCTGAACCCTGGATTCAGCATATTCTGTTACTACACAATAATTAACTGCAATGCAGATACATATGCATATACTCTTAAGCCCTCAATTTCAAGGTGATGGTTGTA from Lathyrus oleraceus cultivar Zhongwan6 chromosome 1, CAAS_Psat_ZW6_1.0, whole genome shotgun sequence includes:
- the LOC127126602 gene encoding protein REBELOTE codes for the protein MGKLGKKARKFAKKNLQSVLKNQRKLKSKFKRKASKGDSHDVEEIQETDAVTNPSNKTVVVEEILDISLDSVFSDNESEVPGEGEGSDSDGYLSEDSSCSHVIGSDDENENSIENGNSGSSLSVQNKEIFGELLKKEKRLNKLKEKFPGFSKFLESYDVSTGQDTDEETGSDDEILDTVNDDNASARVGKMLTSTSVDSLCKLVKEQRSLPALTCLVNAYRAACHSDSEITSVSDSVLSNGIQTSETFCTILMFMLHEADTMFRMLLGISSSSSKKEAVLEIKNTAKWLSLRPLIKSYLRSTMFLLNQITDSKILVFSICQLRASIIFLAAFPSLLHKLLKICVDLWATGDRSLSSHSFLIIRDIASVCGSNWLDICFVKTYKAFIGRSPSEHTHFLRNSFVELCCLDVQKSSNKANICIRRLGEILLKGWLVKKKEVVKKICSWQYINCIDLWVSFISENIHDYDLQPLLYMIAQIINGVVLLFPGPRYLPLRLRCIKWLNSLAGSSGVFIPVTSLVLDFLEYNITKDGGKPGKVFEFQPLSTIKLPKHWLKSRGFQEECVTSTIELLSEHFAQWSYHVSFPELATAPLVFLKKIVERTSSESFRRVIKRFIDQVELNVDFVQRKRDDVPFSPKDQQSVELFLQAEKRSGNNSFTQYYKSIIRKAASRKTLSNKKSLGKGKKRKMQRPNGVVVDGNPADSGKKKKMQHPKGVVDGNTADSQKKKMQHPNGVIDGNPTVSLKN